From the genome of Aliarcobacter lanthieri:
GAAACGTTTGCTAATACCTTATATTCCTTATAAACAAAAGTTTATAAGGGAAAGATTTATTGGTAAGAGATTGGCCTGTATTGTATCAGTTAGTTGGTGGGGTAATGGCCTACCAAGACAATGACGCATAACTGGTTTGAGAGGATGATCAGTCACACTGGAACTGAGACACGGTCCAGACTCCTACGGGAGGCAGCAGTGGGGAATATTGCACAATGGACGAAAGTCTGATGCAGCAACGCCGCGTGGAGGATGACACATTTCGGTGCGTAAACTCCTTTTATATAAGAAGATGATGACGGTATTATATGAATAAGCACCGGCTAACTCCGTGCCAGCAGCCGCGGTAATACGGGGGGTGCAAGCGTTACTCGGAATCACTGGGCGTAAAGAGCATGTAGGCGGATTGATAAGTTTGAAGTGAAATCCTATAGCTTAACTATAGAACTGCTTTGAAAACTGTTAATCTAGAATGTGGGAGAGGTAGATGGAATTTCTGGTGTAGGGGTAAAATCCGTAGAGATCAGAAGGAATACCGATTGCGAAGGCGATCTACTGGAACATTATTGACGCTGAGATGCGAAAGCGTGGGGAGCAAACAGGATTAGATACCCTGGTAGTCCACGCCCTAAACGATGTACACTAGTTGTTGTGAGACTAGATCTTGCAGTAATGCAGTTAACACATTAAGTGTACCGCCTGGGGAGTACGGTCGCAAGATTAAAACTCAAAGGAATAGACGGGGACCCGCACAAGCGGTGGAGCATGTGGTTTAATTCGACGATACACGAAGAACCTTACCTGGACTTGACATAGTAAGAATGATTTAGAGATAGATTAGTGTCTGCTTGCAGAAACTTGCATACAGGTGCTGCACGGCTGTCGTCAGCTCGTGTCGTGAGATGTTGGGTTAAGTCCCGCAACGAGCGCAACCCTCGTCGTTAGTTGCTAACAGTTCGGCTGAGAACTCTAACGAGACTGCCTACGCAAGTAGGAGGAAGGTGAGGATGACGTCAAGTCATCATGGCCCTTACGTCCAGGGCTACACACGTGCTACAATGGGATATACAAAGAGCAGCAATACAGTGATGTGGAGCAAATCTTATAAAATATCTCCCAGTTCGGATTGTAGTCTGCAACTCGACTACATGAAGTTGGAATCGCTAGTAATCGTAGATCAGCTATGCTACGGTGAATACGTTCCCGGGTCTTGTACTCACCGCCCGTCACACCATGGGAGTTGAACTCATTCGAAGCGGGGATGCTAAAGTAGCTACCTTCCACAGTGGATTCAGCGACTGGGGTGAAGTCGTAACAAGGTAACCGTAGGAGAACCTGCGGTTGGATCACCTCCTTTCAGAGAAATGTATTAAGATTTGTTTCTTAATACATAGAAAAATGAAAAACAATTAACAATATATATTCGGTTTATAAAGATTATTTGAATAAATATATAGGTAAATGGGCCTATAGCTCAGCTGGCTAGAGCGCTCGACTGATAATCGTGAGGTCTCAGGTTCAAGTCCTGATAGGCCCACCATAATAAGATAATCTTTGTTGGGGAATTAGCTCAGCTGGGAGAGCGCCTGCTTTGCACGCAGGAGGTCAGCGGTTCGATCCCGCTATTCTCCACCATATATATTTAAAGAAATTCTAATATAAGTTTTATAGCAGATAAGATTTATATTAGGATTTATCCTAAAGAACACTAAAAAGATAACAATAGTTATTAAAATAGTACGATATTTAAAAATATAATGTTAAAGTCTTTAAAATTTTTTCGTAAGATTAAATAGTAATATTTAATTTTAAATAAAAAAAATTTCATATCAATAATTTGTGATAAATTAGAATAGATTTAATTTATTATATAACTATAGATAGAACACAACTAAATTATTAAATAGAATATATTTAATAAGATAGTAGCCAAAGAATATTATCAAAACAAATTGATAAATATAGCGATATATTTATCAGGCAATAATAAGCTATTAAGGGCTAATGGTGGATGCCTAGACTGTAAGAGGCGATGAAAGACGTATTAGGCTGCGATAAGCCACGGGGAGCTGCCAAAGAGCTTTGATCCGTGGATTTCTGAATGGGGCAACCCAGTATATAGAGATATATATTACCCTACGGGGAGCGAACCTAGTGAAGTGAAACATCTCAGTAGCTAGAGGAAGAGAAATCAAAAGAGATTCCGTAAGTAGCGGCGAGCGAACGCGGATTAGGACAAACCCAATGCTTGCATTGGGGGTTGTAGGACTATAACGTAAATTAAAGATGATAGATGAAATACTTGGAAAAGTGTAGCATAGAAGGTGAAACTCCTGTAATTTAAATCATCAATAATTTTAATAGTATCCTGAGTAGGTCGGAACACGTGATATTTTGACTGAATCTGGGGGGACCACCCTCCAATCCTAAATACTACTTACAGATCGATAGTGAACAAGTACCGTGAGGGAAAGGTGAAAAGTACTGCAGCGAGCAGAGTGAAATAGAACCTGAAACCATTAGCTTACAATCATTCAGAGCCCTATGATTTATCAGGGTGATGGACTGCCTTTTGCATAATGAGCCTGCGAGTTGTGGTTAGTGGCAAGGTTAAGTCAAGTACGAAGCCGTAGCGAAAGCGAGTCTTAATAGGGCGCCATAGTCACTAGCTGCAGACCCGAAACGAAGTGATCTATCCATGAGCAGGTTGAAGCTGGTGTAAGAGCCAGTGGAGGACCGAACCCGCTGACGTTGAAAAGTCTTGGGATGACTTGTGGATAGGGGTGAAAGGCCAATCAAACTTCGTGATAGCTGGTTCTCTCCGAAATATATTTAGGTATAGCCTTGTGTTGTAGCATATAGGGGTAGAGCACTGAATGGGCTAGGGCTGCTTACCGCGGTACCAAACCCTATCAAACTATGAATACTATATGTGGAATCACAGGAGTCAGGCGGTGGGTGATAAAATCAATCGTCGAGAGGGGAACAACCCAGACTAACAGCTAAGGTCCCTAAGTTACATCTAAGTGGAAAACGATGTGGAGTTACTGTGACAACCAGGAGGTTGGCTTAGAAGCAGCCATCCTTTAAAGAAAGCGTAACAGCTCACTGGTCTAGTGATTCTGCGCGGAAAATATAACGGGGCTAAGATGTACACCGAAGCTTTAGACTTGTACTATGTACAAGTGGTAGGAGAGCGTTCTATTCAGCGTAGAAGATGTACCGGTAAGGAGCGTTGGAGCGGATAGAAGTGAGCATGCAGGCATGAGTAGCGATAAAACAGGTGAGAATCCTGTTCGCCGAAAACCCAAGGTTTCCTACGCGATGCTCGTCATCGTAGGGTTAGTCGGGACCTAAGTCGAGTCCGAAAGGGGTAGACGATGGCAAATTGGTTAATATTCCAATACCAACATATAAGCGCGATGTGGGGACGCATAGAGTTAATCGAGGTCACGGATGGAAGTGTGGCTCGAAGGACGTAGGTTGTTAAGTAGGCAAATCCGCTTAACATTAGACCGAGATCTTACAGGCTCTTGACACTCTTCGGAGGAGATGGAGAATCGATGATACTGTCGTGCCAAGAAAAGCCACTAAGTATATTATATGTTGCCCGTACCGTAAACCGACACAGGTGGGTGGGATGAGTATTCTAAGGCGCGTGGAAGAACCCTCTTTAAGGAACTCTGCAAAATAGCACCGTATCTTCGGTATAAGGTGTGCCTACTTTGGTATATGAACTTGCTTCAAAAAGCCAAAGAGGTTGCAACAAAGAGTCCCTCCCGACTGTTTACCAAAAACACAGCACTTTGCTAACACGTAAGTGGATGTATAAGGTGTGACGCCTGCCCGGTGCTCGAAGGTTAACTGATGATGTCAGCGCAAGCGAAGCATTTGATTGAAGCCCGAGTAAACGGCGGCCGTAACTATAACGGTCCTAAGGTAGCGAAATTCCTTGTCAGTTAAATACTGACCTGCATGAATGGCGTAACGAGATGGGAGCTGTCTCAAAGAGGGATCCAGTGAAATTGTAGTGGAGGTGAAAATTCCTCCTACCCGCGGAAAGACGGAAAGACCCCGTGCACCTTTACTACAGCTTGACACTGTAGCTTGGATATTCATGTGCAGGATAGGTGGGAGGCTATGATGACTAGACGCCAGTAGAGTCGGAGCCATCCTTGAGATACCACCCTTGAATATTTGAGTTACTAACTGCGAAGAGTTATCCTCTTTCAGGACAATGTCTGGTGGGTAGTTTGACTGGGGCGGTCGCCTCCTAAATAGTAACGGAGGCTTACAAAGGTTAGTTCAAAGCGGATGGAAATCGCTTGTTGAGTATAATGGCATAAACTAGCTTGACTGTGAGACCTACAAGTCGAACAGAGACGAAAGTCGGTCATAGTGATCCGGTGGTTCTGCGTGGAAGGGCCATCGCTCAAAGGATAAAAGGTACGCCGGGGATAACAGGCTGATCTCCCCCAAGAGCTCACATCGACGGGGAGGTTTGGCACCTCGATGTCGGCTCATCGCATCCTGGGGCTGTAGTCGGTCCCAAGGGTATGGCTGTTCGCCATTTAAAGCGGTACGCGAGCTGGGTTCAGAACGTCGTGAGACAGTTCGGTCCCTATCTTCCGTGGGCGTAGGAAAGTTGAAGAGATTTGTCCCTAGTACGAGAGGACCGGGATGAACGTACCACTAGTGTACCAATTGTTCTGCCAAGAGCATCGTTGGGTAGCTACGTACGGATGTGATAAGAGCTGAAAGCATCTAAGCTCGAAGCCAACTCTAAGATGAACTTTCCCTGAAGTTCCCAGCAAGACTAGCTGGTTGATAGGCTGGATGTGTAAGCGTTGTAAGGCGTTTAGCTGACCAGTACTAATAGAACGTTTGGCTTATTTTTTATTTCTTTGGTTTACTATCTTATTAAGTATATCTTTACTTTATATTTGTGTAGGTTTTTTTTTGAAAATTTACTTTTAAGACTTTAACATTATCTTTATTCCTTTAACTCTTTTGTTAAAGTTGAGTATTAAGAGATTATCTCTATGATTCTTTTAATACTCAACTTTGTTAGTGGTTACAGAGAAGTGGAAATACCCAGCCCCATTCCGAACCTGGTAGTCAAGCACTTCATCGCCGATAATACTGCTGGGTCCCCCGGTGGAAACGTAGGTCATCGCTAACTCTTTGAGTCTTTAATGCCTTTCCTAAGCTACTTTATCTAGTGTTTTAGGGAAGGTATCCCTTCTTATACAATTTATTCAACAATTTAATATCCTCCCTTTTGTCCTTATATATGCTTTTATATCATATCTATTTATACAAATTAATTATTCCTTTTCCTACTATTAATCTAACAACTAATTAGATGTCCTCGTAATAATATCTCTGCTTTTCTTATTCTTAAATCTATTTTTTATTTTATTATCTATCCTATTACTGTCTACAGATTTTATATACATCTACTTTATCCAATTATATGCTCTTTTATCATACATACTATTTATTTATATATATCTAGTTATGTTAATTTAATTATTAATAACAACTATTATATTTATATATTATTAAGGTTATTTTATTATCATTCTTTCTTATGTTATAAATAAGGGTATAAATGAAAAAAAGAGATGATGGATATGTATTAGATACATCTTATCCTATGTTTTATTATAAAGAGATGGAACCTATTTGGCTTAGTTGTATAACAAATTTTTTAGGTTTTAAAGCACCTGATATTACAAAAGAATTTTCATATTTAGAATTAGCTTGTGGTACAGGTATAAATTTATTAGTTTCAGCTATTAGTAATCCAAATGGAAGTTTTATAGGTATTGATTTTAATGAAAAACATATACAAATAGCACAAGATGCTGTAAAAGTGATGGGAATAACTAATTTAGAATTTATTCATTGTGATTTTGCTACTTTTCTAAAAAATAATGATAAAAAATTTGATTTTATAGTAAATCATGGTACATATTCATGGATTTCACCAGTTCATCAAAAGAGTATATTAGATATTGTTTCAAAATTTTTAAATAATCTAGGTATATTTTATCTACATTATATGTGCCATCCTGGATCCACTCCTTTACTTCCAATACAAAAGCTTTTAAATATTGTAGATTATCATACAGATGAAAAATCAAATAAAAGTATTGAGATGGGAATATCATTATTTAAAGATTTAGATGAAGCTGGAACTTTTATTGATTATACAAGAATTGAAGCCATTAAAAATAGTTTACACAAAGATAGTTCATATTTAGCACATGAATTTTTAACAGATTTTTGGAATCCTTTATATAGTATTGATGTACATAAAATGGTATTTGATGTTACTAAAACTGGATATTTAGGTAGTTCAAATACTTTTGAAAATATAGATAATCTTAGTATTCCTTCAAAAATTCAGCCAGTATTACAAAAAGTTAAATCTCCTATATTAAAAGAGTATATAAAAGATTTAGCAAGAAATCAAAAACAAAGAGAAGATATATTTCAAAAAGATTCAATTCCTTTTATAGGTGAAGATCATATAAATTGTTTAAATAAAATAAGATTTAAAAGAATGTCAGGTTGTCCAAAAAGTGGAGCAGTTGTTTTTAAAACACCAATAGGGGATATAAATGCACCAAAAGAGATAATATCTCCAGTTCTTGAAGCTTTAGCTAAAAAAGATTGTACATTTGAAGAACTTTTAAATATTGAGCATTTTAAAAATCAACCAAGATTGCTTTATGAAACTATTTTAATGCTTATGTATATGGAATATATTTATCCTAGTTCACTAAATTTTGAAATTATAAACTATGATATAACTAAAAGATTTAATAAATGGATTAAAGAAAATAGAATAAAAATAAAACCTATTTGGAATAAATATTAATAATAATATTTTTCAATCAATAATTAGTATTAATTTAAAGTTATATTAAGAATAATTCATTAACATATCATTCACTTTTTGCTAATTAAAATAATAATTATCAAATTGTATTATTTATAGATTCTCCTAAAAATCTATAAGAAATTTTAATCACAATACAAAAAAGGAATAAAGATGAAAATCACAATGGCCAGAACTGTTGCTGCAGCTTTATTAGTTGCTAGTAGTAATTTAAGTGCTAATGAGACAACAAAACTTGATGATATTCAAGTTGTAACTACTGCTTCTGGATTTGAGCAAAATATTGCTGATGCAGCTGCTTCAATTTCAGTTATTACAGCTGAAGAATTAGAAAAAAAATCTTACTCAAATGTAACAGATGCTTTAAAAAATGTACCCGGGATTAATGTTACTGGAAGTGGTGCAAACAAAACTATATCTATTAGAGGTCTTGGGCAAGAATATACATTGTTCTTAATTGATGGAAAACCTGCACAAGGTGATGATGCTTATAAAATTAGGGGTGGTTATCCTGGAAGTAAAGTAAATTATATGCCTCCACTTGAAGCAATAGAGAGAATAGAAATTATAAGAGGTCCTGCTTCTGCTCTTTATGGTTCTGATGCAATGGGTGGAGTTATTAATATAATTACAAAAAAACATGCTGATAAAGCAACTGCAAGTATAAGAACAGAGTATATAAAGGGTGCTTCTTCAAATATAGTAAATAATGCTACATCAAATACAAGTATGTATGTAAATGTTCCACTTATTGAAAAAACACTATCTTTTCAACTCGATGCTGGGATAATGGATCAAAAAGAGAAGGATAATGCAGAAAGAACAAAACATATAAGTGGTGCAGATCCTGATTACGAGAGAAAAAATGTTGGAGGTAAATTTATATATACTCCAGATGAACATAATACTATTAGAGCTGGTTACTCTTATTCTTTACAAGAAACAACACAAAATCCTGGGAAAAGTATGAAAGAAGGAACTCTTAATGCTATGGGTGTTTTTACACCAGGTAGTGTTAGTCATCAAAAATTTGAAAGAACTAACTATAATTTAGATCATGAATTAAAATATGATAAATTTGCTCTTAATTCTTATGTAACTTATGATAAAGATAAGAGTATAACACAAAAAAATGAATTTGAAACTCTTATTGGGAATACACAAGGAACATATTTCTTTGATAATAACTCTTTAAGTGTTGGTTTAAATTATAAAAAAGAAGAAATTAAAACAGATGGACAGCATAATGCTGATAAGGAAACAAAAGAGTCTGAACGATATCAATGGGCACTATTTGCTGAAGATACTTGGCAAGCTACTGATGCTTTAGCTTTAACTTTAAGTGGAAGATATGATAAAAATGAAGTTTTCGGAAGTAATTTTTCTCCAAAAGCTTATGCAGTTTATAGTTTAACAGATAATTTAAACTTAAAAGGTGGAATTACTTCTGGATATAAAGCACCTAGCTTAAGAAATTCAGATCCTAGTTATGCTGAAGCTTCAATGGGTGGAGCTATGATTGGAAATGCAGATTTAAAACCTGAGAAAAGTATAAACTATGAAGCTGGTCTTGCTTATGATAACCCTGATATTGGATTAGCAGCTAGTTTAATGTTATTTCAAATAGATTTTAAAGATAAAATAATGCGTGATCAAAATGATAAATTACCAGGAAGTACATTACCAGGAGATTTTCATTGGAAAGGTCATACTTTCCCAAATGGAGGTGCAGCAGGATATACTACATACTATAATGTTGATGAAGCAGAGAGTAAAGGTATAGAACTTACAACAAAATATAATATTTTAGATAATTTAGTGTATAGACATTCTTATACATTTAATGATACAGAGGTAACAAAAGGAAAAGATAAAGGACAAGCTTTTACAGATTCACCAAAACATATGTTTAATGTTGGACTTGACTGGGATGTAACTTCTAAATTACTATTATGGACACAAGCAAACTATAATGGTAAAACAGGTGGTAATAGAGGAGGGCAACAAGGAAGTATTGCTACAAAGAAAAAAGCTTATACTGTAGTTGATTTAGGTGGAGTTTATAACTTTGATAAAAAACTTCAATTCTCAGCGGGTGTTTATAATATATCAAATAAAAAGAATAATAATCCATGGGTAGAACTAAATACAACTGATCAAAGAGATATAGATGGTAGAAGATTTAGTGTTGCTATGAATATGAAATTCTAAGATAAAAGATAATATCTTTATTTTTAGAATTTACAAAATTTATTTTAATTGTAGGTTATTTATAATAACCTGCAATTAATCTCTAGCTTCTATAACTCTTCTTTTGTAAATATTTTTCATAGTTTTTTGTACTTACACCATTTTATAAATTTATTATTGTTCTTTAATTATTTTTACTAAATTAAGTATATTTTATAAAAATTAACAGTTTAAATAAAGTATTTTAGTTCTTATATATTAAAACAACTAATAAATTTATTAGAATATTTAAACAAAATAATATTAATCAATAATTAGTATTAATTTAAAGTTATATTAAGAATAATTCATTAACATATCATTCACTTTTTGCTAATTAAAATAATAATTATCAAATTGTATCATTTATAGGTTCTCCTAAAATCTATAAGAAATTTTAATCACAATAATAAAAAAGGAAAGAAAGATGAAAATCACAATGGCTAGAACTGTTGCTGCAGCTTTATTAGTTGCTAGTAGTAATTTAAGTGCTAATGAAACAACAAAGCTTGATGCTGTACAAGTTGTAACTGCTGGTGGATATGAGCAAAATATTGCTGATGCAGCTGCTTCAATTTCAGTTATTACAGCTGAAGAAATAGAAAAAAAATCTTATACAGATGTTACTGATGTTTTAAAAAATGTTCCAGGTGTTTATGTAAATGGTGGTGGTTCAAATCAATCGATATCTATTAGAGGTATGAGTTCAGATTATACTTTATATTTAATTGATGGAAGACCTATGCAAGATAATCAAGCATTTTCTCCAAATGGAAGTCATGCTGGAAATCCTATTAATTTTTTACCCCCATTAGAAGCTATAGAGAGAATAGAGGTTATTAGAGGTCCAGCTTCATCTTTATATGGTTCAAATGCTATGGGTGGAGTTATAAATATAATTACTAAAAAACATGCTGATAAAGTAACAGCAAATATAAATGTAGAATATTTAAAAGCTGCTTCATCAAATAAAGTAAATAATGACTCAAGAAATGTAAGTGCTTTTGTAAATGTACCTTTAGTAGATAATTTGTTATCAGTTCAATTAACAGCAGGGCTTTTAGATACTGATGAGAGTGATTTTAAAAGTAGTGGAGCTTTGAAAGCCGGTTCTGATCCAGATTATAAAAGACAAAATGTTGGTGGAAAATTTATTTTAACTCCAAATGAACATAATACAATTACAGCTGGATATACTTATAAAGTTCAAGAAAGAACTTCAAATCCAGGAAAAAGTATAGCTGCAGAAGGTAGTTTTAGAGGTAGTGTTAATAATGGATATAGTGTAGATGGAAATGGTAATATTTTTGATTCAAGTGGTAGAGCTGTTGGTTGGGATGGTATTCTTTCAATGGGAACGATTACAGGAAAACAAAAGAATTCACCTTCTTATCAAAAATCAATAAATTATAATTATGACTTAACTCATGAATTAAAATATGATGAATTTTTAGTAAATTCATATTTAACTTATGAAAAATCAGAGAACCCTACAAGAGCAAATGCAAGAACTGGAAATGGTATAGAAATGAGTACTGTAACAGCAAATACTCAAGGAACATATTTTTTTGATACAAATTCTTTAACTATTGGAGCAAACTATAAAAAAGAAAATCTTGAAGATGGTGCTACAAATGCTATTATGGTTGGAGGAGTAACTGATGATAGTATTACAAAAATGGAAAGATATCAATGGGCTTTATTTGCAGAAGATACTTGGAGTGTAACTGATGATTTAGCTTTAACTTTAAGTGGAAGATTTGATAGGAATGAATTTTTTGGAAGTAATTTTAGCCCCAAAGCTTATGCTGTTTATAGTTTAACAGATAATTTAAACTTAAAAGGTGGAGTGACAACAGGATATAAAGCACCAAGTTTAAGACAAGCTGCTCCTGATTTTGCTGGAATTTCTGGTGGAGGTGGAGCTCCTGTTGCTATGGTTGGTAATCCAGATTTAGAACCAGAAAAAAGTAGAAATTATGAGTTGGGATTTGCTTATGATAATGATGATTTAGGGCTTGCTGGAAGTTTAATGGTATTTCAAACAGATTATAAAAATAAAGTTCAATCAAAAGATGGAACTGATATTTTACCTGGAGATACAAAGCAATACTTATACAAAGGTGAATATTATGGTGGAGGAGTTAAATTTTATGAGAATGTTGATAAAGCAGAAATTAAAGGTTTAGAACTTACAACAGATTGGAATATCTTAGATAATTTAAAATATAGACATTCATATACATATACAGATAGTGAGCAAAAAACTGGTGCAGCAAAAGGAAAACCTTTAAATAATATTTCTAAACATATGTTTAATGCTGGATTAGATTTTGATGTAACATCTAAAATATTATTATGGACTCAAGTAAACTATAGGGGAGAAACTTCTGGTTCAGGAACTAGTAATAACAAAATACCTTCTTATACTTTTGTTGACTTAGGTGGAGTTTATAAATATGATAAAAACTTAAGCTTTAACGCAGGTATATATAATGTATCAAATAAAGATGTTACAGATGATGGTAATTCAAATGTTTTAGATGGTAGAAGATTTAGTGTTGCTATGAATATGAAATTCTAAGATAAAAGATAATATCTTTATTTTTAGGATTTACAAAATTTATTTTAATTGTAGGTTATTTATAATAACCTGCAATTAATCTCTAGCTTCTATTACTCTTCTTTGTAACTCTTCTTTTGTAAATATTTTTGATAATTTTTTTATGCTTACCCCATTTGATAAGCTTATGATAATACCTTGATTGTCTTCACTAAATTTAGCAGATTTTATAATAGCTTTTATTTTATTTTTAAATTCATCTATAATATATATTTTTCTTCCTACAAAAAGTTCATTTAAAGTTGGTTCTTTAAAATTTCCTATTCTATTTCTATTATTATATAGATATTTCCATATTTTTAGCTCTTGCTCATAGTTTAAAAAGTAGTTTGTATAGTCTGAAAAAACTCTATCACCTTTTATATAAAACTTCGTTTCAGGGAAAAATCCTTCTATACAGTTGCATAAAAACATATCTTTTTGTTGTTCTTTTATCTTTGAAATACAAAAGTATTTAAACTTTTTAAGTTTATCAATAAATAATAAATCTTCACTATTTTGATTTTCCAATATAGCAAAGATATTGAAAAGTTCTTTGAAATCATCTTCATTTGAAGCTAGAGTTTTAAGTACTTTTATACTCAAATTTGTTTCATCTTGTATATCTTTACTTATTTTATATGCTTTGAAATTTGATTTTTTTAAGTCTATTATTTGGATTTGATTTTTTGTTTGGTTTAATAAATATATTTTTGAATTATCATTTTTTTCTACTATAAAAATATTGTTTGTATCTATTTGTAAAGTTTTGAATTTTGCTAGGATTTGTTTTTTGAAATCAGTAATTTTTTCTTCTATTATACTATATTTAAAATCACCATTTTTTAAAAATTCTATTAGTTCATACTCTATATTAAAATCAAGATAACCACTATTTGAATACTCTTTTTTTTGGCTATCAAACTCTAAATCTAAAGATAAAAGATAGTTTTTATGTCTATAAAGCTCTTTTTGATCTTTTATGATAAATTTTTTTAAAATCATTTTTTATCCTATTTTTTATTTTTATTTGATAAGTCATAAATAAATGCAAAAATTTCTGCAACAGCTTTGTACATTGAACTTGGTATCTCTTTATCTATATTAATTTGAGATAATAGTTCAACTAAATCTTCATCTTTTTTTATAGGGATATTATTTTCTTTTGCAATTTTTATAATATTGTTTGCTGTTTCACCTTTTCCTTTTGCAGTAATTTTTGGAGCATTATCTACAGTTTTGTCATATTGTAAAGCTACAGCTTTTTGAATATATTGGCTTTTTTCTTGCATACTACGCCTTTATATCAATTCTTGAACTAAAAGAATTATTATTATAGTAATTTTGTTGGTAGATATTTGCTGGTTTTTCTTCTTCTATTTCTTCATCTTTCATATCAAGTAATTTTATATTTATAGGAATTAAATCAACATTGTTTAATGCTATTTTTAGTTGTTTGATGTTGTCTCTAATTGCTATTTTAAAATGTTCTCTTTGAGCATAAATAGTCATATCTATCTTATTTTCATCATAAAGAGAAAGCATCAAATCGACTTTTCCAAAATCTTTTAATGTTAGTTTTATTTGACAAAAAAATTTATCTTCTTCTTTTTGTTTCATTTCTATAGTTCCATCTTCTAACATTTCCCAAAAAAATGGAATATAAACATAATTTGAATTTGAAACAATAGAAGTTAGTTGGTGATAATCTACTTGAGTCATTAAGTTATTTATATTTCTTAAAGTATCTTGAGATTTTACATCAGTTTTATTTATCAATTCATCTTGCATTTTTAATAAAACTGATTTAAAATCATCATCTAGTTTTATATTTGATTTTAAATTTTGAGTTGGGTTATTTAGTTGTTCTTGTATGATAGTTTCAACTTTCTTTATTAAAGTATTAATATGTTCTTGTATTTGGCTATTTTGTGGATTTTGTGAAATTAAACTATCTTTTAGAGCACTTAGAAGAGGGCTAAGATTTGTTGTAATATTATTTGAAAAAGTTGATATATTTGTATTTTGTAAAGATGTTTGAGTGTTTTGTA
Proteins encoded in this window:
- a CDS encoding TonB-dependent receptor domain-containing protein — its product is MKITMARTVAAALLVASSNLSANETTKLDAVQVVTAGGYEQNIADAAASISVITAEEIEKKSYTDVTDVLKNVPGVYVNGGGSNQSISIRGMSSDYTLYLIDGRPMQDNQAFSPNGSHAGNPINFLPPLEAIERIEVIRGPASSLYGSNAMGGVINIITKKHADKVTANINVEYLKAASSNKVNNDSRNVSAFVNVPLVDNLLSVQLTAGLLDTDESDFKSSGALKAGSDPDYKRQNVGGKFILTPNEHNTITAGYTYKVQERTSNPGKSIAAEGSFRGSVNNGYSVDGNGNIFDSSGRAVGWDGILSMGTITGKQKNSPSYQKSINYNYDLTHELKYDEFLVNSYLTYEKSENPTRANARTGNGIEMSTVTANTQGTYFFDTNSLTIGANYKKENLEDGATNAIMVGGVTDDSITKMERYQWALFAEDTWSVTDDLALTLSGRFDRNEFFGSNFSPKAYAVYSLTDNLNLKGGVTTGYKAPSLRQAAPDFAGISGGGGAPVAMVGNPDLEPEKSRNYELGFAYDNDDLGLAGSLMVFQTDYKNKVQSKDGTDILPGDTKQYLYKGEYYGGGVKFYENVDKAEIKGLELTTDWNILDNLKYRHSYTYTDSEQKTGAAKGKPLNNISKHMFNAGLDFDVTSKILLWTQVNYRGETSGSGTSNNKIPSYTFVDLGGVYKYDKNLSFNAGIYNVSNKDVTDDGNSNVLDGRRFSVAMNMKF
- a CDS encoding TonB-dependent receptor domain-containing protein, translated to MKITMARTVAAALLVASSNLSANETTKLDDIQVVTTASGFEQNIADAAASISVITAEELEKKSYSNVTDALKNVPGINVTGSGANKTISIRGLGQEYTLFLIDGKPAQGDDAYKIRGGYPGSKVNYMPPLEAIERIEIIRGPASALYGSDAMGGVINIITKKHADKATASIRTEYIKGASSNIVNNATSNTSMYVNVPLIEKTLSFQLDAGIMDQKEKDNAERTKHISGADPDYERKNVGGKFIYTPDEHNTIRAGYSYSLQETTQNPGKSMKEGTLNAMGVFTPGSVSHQKFERTNYNLDHELKYDKFALNSYVTYDKDKSITQKNEFETLIGNTQGTYFFDNNSLSVGLNYKKEEIKTDGQHNADKETKESERYQWALFAEDTWQATDALALTLSGRYDKNEVFGSNFSPKAYAVYSLTDNLNLKGGITSGYKAPSLRNSDPSYAEASMGGAMIGNADLKPEKSINYEAGLAYDNPDIGLAASLMLFQIDFKDKIMRDQNDKLPGSTLPGDFHWKGHTFPNGGAAGYTTYYNVDEAESKGIELTTKYNILDNLVYRHSYTFNDTEVTKGKDKGQAFTDSPKHMFNVGLDWDVTSKLLLWTQANYNGKTGGNRGGQQGSIATKKKAYTVVDLGGVYNFDKKLQFSAGVYNISNKKNNNPWVELNTTDQRDIDGRRFSVAMNMKF
- a CDS encoding EscU/YscU/HrcU family type III secretion system export apparatus switch protein, translated to MQEKSQYIQKAVALQYDKTVDNAPKITAKGKGETANNIIKIAKENNIPIKKDEDLVELLSQINIDKEIPSSMYKAVAEIFAFIYDLSNKNKK
- a CDS encoding class I SAM-dependent methyltransferase — encoded protein: MKKRDDGYVLDTSYPMFYYKEMEPIWLSCITNFLGFKAPDITKEFSYLELACGTGINLLVSAISNPNGSFIGIDFNEKHIQIAQDAVKVMGITNLEFIHCDFATFLKNNDKKFDFIVNHGTYSWISPVHQKSILDIVSKFLNNLGIFYLHYMCHPGSTPLLPIQKLLNIVDYHTDEKSNKSIEMGISLFKDLDEAGTFIDYTRIEAIKNSLHKDSSYLAHEFLTDFWNPLYSIDVHKMVFDVTKTGYLGSSNTFENIDNLSIPSKIQPVLQKVKSPILKEYIKDLARNQKQREDIFQKDSIPFIGEDHINCLNKIRFKRMSGCPKSGAVVFKTPIGDINAPKEIISPVLEALAKKDCTFEELLNIEHFKNQPRLLYETILMLMYMEYIYPSSLNFEIINYDITKRFNKWIKENRIKIKPIWNKY